One segment of Diaphorobacter sp. HDW4B DNA contains the following:
- a CDS encoding amidohydrolase family protein, which yields MIIDCHGHFTTVPASFRAWRAKQVEFADNPAGAPSRAAAHVSDDEIREAIGNGQLKLQRERGSDLTLFSPIAGLMSHHLGNERTSLEWAEVSNDLVRRVCDLYPDNFAPVCQLPQSPGAAPKNSVPELRRCVEEMGFVGCNLNPDPTGGYWTGKPMTDREWYPIYEALCELDVPAMIHVAASCNPCFHGTGAHYLNADTSVFMQLLQGDLFKDFPTLRLVIPHGGGAVPYHWGRYRGMSLEMANRPLEGLLDNIFFDTCVYHHPGVELLTKVVPTSNVLFGSEMIGAVRGTDPNTGHYFDDTKRYLDACTALSDADRAAIFEGNARRVYPRLDAQLNARGKRFEAALEAA from the coding sequence ATGATCATCGATTGCCACGGTCACTTCACGACCGTTCCCGCATCGTTCCGTGCCTGGCGTGCCAAGCAGGTGGAATTTGCCGACAATCCTGCCGGTGCTCCATCGCGTGCTGCGGCCCATGTGTCGGATGACGAAATCCGCGAAGCCATCGGCAACGGCCAGCTCAAGCTGCAACGCGAGCGCGGCAGCGATCTGACGCTGTTTTCGCCGATCGCCGGTCTGATGAGCCACCACCTCGGCAACGAGCGCACATCGCTGGAATGGGCCGAAGTCTCCAACGACCTGGTGCGCCGCGTCTGCGATCTGTACCCGGACAACTTCGCGCCGGTGTGCCAACTGCCGCAATCGCCCGGTGCTGCGCCCAAGAACTCTGTTCCCGAGCTGCGCCGCTGCGTGGAAGAAATGGGCTTTGTGGGCTGCAACCTGAACCCCGATCCAACCGGGGGCTACTGGACCGGCAAGCCGATGACGGACCGCGAGTGGTATCCGATCTATGAAGCACTGTGCGAATTGGACGTGCCTGCAATGATCCACGTGGCTGCGTCGTGCAATCCCTGCTTTCACGGCACCGGCGCGCATTATCTGAATGCCGACACCTCCGTGTTCATGCAACTGCTGCAGGGCGATCTGTTCAAGGACTTTCCGACGCTGCGCCTGGTGATCCCTCACGGCGGCGGTGCTGTGCCCTACCACTGGGGCCGTTATCGCGGCATGTCGCTGGAGATGGCGAACCGTCCGCTCGAAGGGCTGCTCGACAACATCTTCTTCGACACCTGCGTGTACCACCACCCCGGCGTGGAATTGCTGACCAAGGTAGTGCCCACCAGCAACGTGCTGTTCGGCTCCGAAATGATCGGCGCGGTGCGCGGCACGGACCCGAACACCGGCCACTATTTCGACGACACCAAGCGTTATCTCGATGCCTGCACGGCGCTGTCCGATGCAGACCGCGCGGCCATCTTCGAAGGCAATGCACGCCGCGTCTACCCACGTCTGGATGCGCAGCTCAATGCACGCGGAAAACGCTTCGAAGCCGCTCTGGAGGCCGCATGA
- a CDS encoding ABC transporter substrate-binding protein → MSKKVPLKIAIAEHPHTSAIRNGSIPIEGVEPEFITVKPQIGAFRRMVRDVEFDVCELAPTTYIIARAYGAPFVALPVFVVRRFHHGGLLIRPDAGIKTPKDLEGKKVGVRAYSVTTGVWTRQVLIDEFGLDSSKVTWVVDDEEHVTQLKLPENVIHAPEGTSLADMMASGELAGGFAAAAGIGRTGNPTGGWKEVEADYPDLLPNAAELETEYFARTGVYPMHGTIVVKDSVLAENPWIAKSLYNAFDQAKKEWLERLNSGEANTDGDKKYRALQKIVGNDPLPYGLKENLKTIEALEATAFKQGLTPRRMAINELFVDPQA, encoded by the coding sequence TTGTCCAAGAAAGTGCCTCTCAAAATTGCCATCGCGGAGCATCCGCATACCTCGGCAATCCGTAACGGTTCCATTCCCATCGAAGGCGTCGAGCCCGAGTTCATCACCGTCAAGCCGCAGATCGGCGCTTTCCGCCGCATGGTGCGCGATGTCGAATTCGATGTGTGCGAGCTGGCTCCTACCACCTACATCATTGCGCGTGCTTATGGCGCTCCGTTTGTTGCGCTGCCGGTTTTCGTGGTTCGCCGCTTTCACCATGGTGGTCTGTTGATTCGTCCTGATGCGGGCATCAAGACGCCCAAGGATCTGGAGGGCAAGAAGGTCGGCGTTCGCGCTTACTCGGTCACTACCGGCGTGTGGACACGTCAGGTGCTGATCGACGAATTCGGTCTGGATTCGTCCAAGGTGACCTGGGTGGTCGACGACGAAGAACATGTCACGCAGCTCAAGCTGCCGGAAAACGTGATCCATGCACCGGAAGGCACCTCGCTTGCCGACATGATGGCAAGCGGCGAGCTGGCTGGTGGTTTCGCGGCCGCCGCAGGCATTGGCCGCACCGGCAATCCCACGGGCGGCTGGAAGGAAGTGGAAGCCGATTACCCCGATCTGCTGCCCAATGCCGCAGAACTGGAAACCGAGTACTTCGCTCGCACGGGTGTTTACCCGATGCACGGCACCATCGTGGTCAAGGATTCGGTTCTGGCCGAGAACCCATGGATTGCCAAGTCGCTTTACAACGCGTTCGACCAGGCCAAGAAGGAATGGCTGGAACGCCTGAACTCCGGCGAAGCCAATACCGATGGCGACAAGAAGTACCGCGCGCTGCAGAAGATCGTCGGCAACGATCCGCTGCCCTACGGTCTGAAGGAAAACTTGAAGACCATCGAAGCGCTGGAAGCCACCGCATTCAAGCAAGGTCTCACGCCGCGCCGCATGGCCATCAACGAGCTGTTCGTTGATCCGCAGGCCTGA
- a CDS encoding MFS transporter — MLELLSHKSFVRFWWARTASTMATQMLMLAIGWHMYDLTGSAWDLGLVGLFQFAPALFMTLLAGQVVDRVHRARLVALCLAVQAGVAVALTLATAQGEATRPMLLALSLVLGALRPFQMSAQQALAPSLVPALLLARATAFTSSATQAAVIAGPAVGGLIFAVNANAVYVSCAVLFCIAAALSMLIVYEHVPPPREPVNAQSLLAGARFVWTHPQLLGAVSLDLFAVLLGGATALLPIFARDILHIGPQGLGLLRSTPAVGAMCVGLYLARHPLQSGVGRKLLMSVGVFGICMVVFGLSRSFWLSALALAVSGGADMVSVVVRQTLVQLETPDHMRGRVAAINTLFIGASNQLGEFESGAAAAFMGPVAAVVLGGIGTMGISVLWMRLFEPLAQREKLVPEQKCNA; from the coding sequence ATGCTTGAACTGCTGAGCCACAAATCGTTTGTCCGCTTCTGGTGGGCACGTACCGCATCGACCATGGCCACCCAGATGCTGATGCTGGCCATTGGCTGGCATATGTATGACTTGACCGGCAGCGCGTGGGATCTGGGTCTGGTGGGCCTTTTCCAATTCGCGCCGGCCTTGTTCATGACCTTGCTGGCGGGGCAGGTGGTCGATCGCGTGCACCGTGCGCGGTTGGTGGCGCTGTGTCTTGCGGTTCAGGCGGGGGTGGCCGTGGCGCTCACGCTGGCCACAGCGCAGGGCGAGGCCACGCGGCCCATGTTGCTTGCGCTGTCGTTGGTGCTCGGTGCCTTGCGGCCATTTCAGATGTCGGCGCAACAGGCGCTTGCGCCGTCGCTCGTTCCTGCACTCTTGTTGGCACGCGCGACGGCATTCACTTCATCGGCCACGCAGGCGGCGGTGATCGCCGGGCCTGCCGTGGGCGGCCTGATCTTCGCGGTGAATGCCAATGCCGTGTATGTGAGCTGCGCGGTGCTGTTCTGCATTGCCGCTGCGCTCAGCATGCTCATCGTCTACGAGCATGTGCCGCCGCCACGTGAGCCCGTGAATGCGCAGAGTCTTCTGGCTGGTGCGCGCTTTGTGTGGACGCATCCGCAATTGCTGGGAGCCGTCTCGCTCGATCTGTTTGCCGTGCTGCTCGGCGGTGCAACGGCGCTGCTGCCGATCTTTGCGCGCGACATCCTGCATATCGGTCCTCAGGGCCTTGGCCTTTTGCGTTCGACGCCTGCCGTGGGTGCCATGTGTGTGGGGCTCTACCTGGCTCGCCATCCGCTGCAAAGCGGGGTGGGGCGCAAGCTGCTGATGTCCGTGGGCGTCTTCGGCATCTGCATGGTGGTGTTTGGACTTTCGCGTTCGTTCTGGCTGTCGGCGCTCGCGCTGGCGGTGTCGGGTGGTGCCGACATGGTGAGTGTCGTCGTTCGGCAGACGCTGGTGCAGCTAGAAACTCCCGATCACATGCGAGGGCGCGTGGCTGCCATCAATACCTTGTTCATCGGTGCGAGCAACCAGCTGGGCGAGTTCGAGTCCGGTGCTGCCGCGGCGTTCATGGGGCCGGTGGCTGCGGTGGTTCTGGGCGGTATCGGAACGATGGGAATAAGCGTGCTGTGGATGCGCCTGTTCGAGCCGCTTGCACAGCGCGAAAAATTGGTGCCTGAACAAAAGTGCAATGCATGA